DNA from Mesorhizobium loti R88b:
CCAATCTTATAGGACGGGCCTTGCCTGCCAAAAACAAAACCGGCGGGCCTTTGGCGCCGCCGGCTTAATAATCCGCCTCCAGCGTTCAGGTGTTGCTGGAGGTTCCCGCGCTCGGAAATTGTTTGGCGAACTCCGCCTCATTGCCAGCTGCCAGCAGCTTGGCCTGCTCAACCCAGCGCTCACGCTCGACACGGCCACCGAATTGCAGGGCATGCTCGATCCGTTCGATGTCGGCCGTTGTCCAGGCAGCGATCTGGGCGAAGGTGGTCACGCCTTGTCCCTTGAGCAGCTTCTCGTTGACCGGGCCGATGCCGATCAGCCGACGCAGATTGTCCGGCTTGGCCGCTGCAGGTTTGGCCGCCGCTGGTTTGGCCGCTGCCGGCGCGGCTGCCTTGGGCACGGCAACCTTGGGCGCGGCGGCTGCAGCAGCCTTGGGAGCGGCCGCGCTCTTGGTGGCCGAGCCGGCGGCTGCGGGTTTGCTCGCCGCGGGTTTGGCTGGAGCCGCGGATTTGGCCGCGACGGGTTTTGTTGCTGCGGGCTTTGGCGCGGCTGGTTTGGCCGGTGCAGCTTTGGCCGGTGCAGCCTTGGACGGTACTGGGGCGGATTTGGCCACGGCCGGCGTCGACACCAGGGCGGCCGGCGGCTGACTGGCAGCCTTTGCCCCACCGCTGCCTGCAGCCTGCGCGTCGCGCAACTGGCGCTCAAGGTCGGCCCTGGTCTTGCCGCATGCATTGAGTTCGCCGGTCAGGCGGTCGCTGTCGGCACGCAGCCTGTCGCGCTCGCTGCGGGTGCGGTCGAGGTCGCCGCGCAAACTGTCGAGTTCACCGCGCAGACGGCCCCAAATGAACCAGCCAACCAACACGCCTACCAGGAACGCCAGGACCACGTAGAAAAAAGTGCCCATTGTCTCTCTCCAGTCAGATCCGTCTGCCCTGGGGTCATGACCTCAGGCGATGGACTACTCGGTGATGGTTCCGCGGGTTCGCGGAACAGCCGGCCTCGGTTCGAGCTGTCGGCGATCGGCTTTGCTTGCCCATGGCCAACGGCCGTTGTCGCGTTCGCCTGAGCGTCACGGCCGGCTGAGACTTTCCCTCGCCGATCCGCATGCGCTCCGGCTGAGCTTGGAGTGAAGGCTATCATAGAGCTTGTGGAAAGCTATGGGAAAAACTTCTGTCTAGAGTCCTTCAAGAACAAATATTTAGCATAGGAATAGTGCAATCCCGATATGCATTCCGGCTAAACTGTTCTGCGCAGGCGAGAGGGGTCAGCCTTCGAGTGCTTCCAGTTCGTCGATCAGGCCGCTGATCACCCCCAGTCCGATCTGCCAGAAGGCGGGGTCGGTGGCGTCGAGGCCGAAGGGCGCCAGTAGCTCGGAGTGATGCTTGGTGCCGCCGGCGCGCAGCATCTCGAAATACTTGTCCTGGAAGCCGCGCTCGGCGTTCTGGTAGACGGCGTAGAGCGAGTTCACCAGGCAGTCGCCGAACGCATAGGCGTAGACGTAGAAGGGCGAATGGATGAAGTGCGGGATGTAGGTCCAGAACACTTCGTAGCCCTCGCGCAACTTGATCGCCGGCCCCAGGCTTTCGGCCTGCACTTCCAGCCAGAACTGGCCGAGCCTGTCGGATGTCAGTTCGCCGTTGCGGCGCTCGGCATGCACCTTGCGCTCGAATTCGTAGAAGGCGATCTGGCGCACCACCGTGTTGATCATGTCCTCGACCTTCTGGGCGAGCATGGCCTTGCGCTCACGCCTGTCGGTGGTCTGCTCGAGCAGCGAGCGGAAGGTCAGCATCTCGCCGAAGACGGACGCCGTCTCGGCCAGCGTCAGCGGCGTCGAGGCCATCAACGCTCCCTGGCCGGCGGCCAGCACCTGATGCACGCCGTGGCCGAGTTCATGCGCCAGCGTCATCACATCACGCGGCTTGCCCATGTAGTTGAGCAGCACATAGGGGTGGGCCGACGGCACGGTTGGATGGGCAAAGGCGCCGGGCGACTTGCCGGGGCGCACCGGCGCGTCGATCCAGTTGCGGTCGAAGAAGGTACGGGCGATCTCGGCCATCTCGGGCGAGAAGCGCTGGTAGGCGGACAGCACGGTGTTCCTGGCCTCGTCCCAGCCGATCACCGCCTGCGGCGTCTCCGGCAGCGGCGCGTTGCGGTCCCAGTGGTTCATCACCTCCATGCCGAGCCAGCGCGCCTTCATCGCGTAATAGCGATGCGACAGGCGCGGATAGGCCTCGCGCACCGCGGTGGCGAGCGCGTCGACCACGCTGCGCTCGACGCGGTTGGCGAGATGACGTGAATCGGCGATGTCCTCGAAGCCGCGCCAGCGGTCGGAAATTTCCTTGTCCTTGGCCAGGGTGTTGGTGATCAGCGTGAAGGTGCGCAAATTCTTGCGGAAGGTCGCGGCCAGCGCCTCGGAGGCACGGCGGCGCACATCACCGTCCGCATCCTGCAGGCGATTGAGTGCCGGCTCCAGCGTCAATTCCTCGCCATCGATGTCGAAGCGGAGGTCGGTCATCGTCTCGTCGAACAGGCGGTTCCAGGCGCCGCGTCCGGTAATCGACTTCTCGTGGAAAAGCTGCTCGACGCGGTCCTCGAGCTGGTAGGGCTTGTCCATTCTGAGATCGAGCACCCACGGCCGGTAATGGCCGAACGCGGAATCGGTGGCTAAGGCACCTTCGATCGCGGCATCCTCGATCAGGTTCAGTTCGAGCGCGAAGAACAGAAGATGCGCGCTGGCATCGGTCATCTTCTCCTGGATATCACCATAGAGCTTGGCGCGCTGCGGGTCGGCGGTGTTGCCGGCATAGATGAGGCCGGCATAGGAGACGATGCGGCCGATCAGTTCCTCCAGTGCCTCGTAGGCGACCAGCGCCTCGCCGAGCTTGCCGGCACTGCCGCGACCGGCCTCGGCGGCAAGCGTGCCCTTCCAGCGGGTCTCGAAGGCGATCGCGTCAGCGGCGGCCCTGGCGATGTCACGCTTCAGCTCCGGCGCTTCCATGCCGGGATAAAGGTCGGCAAGGTTCCATTCCGGCAGATCGCCAAGCTCGGCCGCGCCCTGACCGGACGCAGGTGCCGCAAGCCGCCGATCAAACATCATGCGCATAGACAATACCTTCTTTGAACCAGGGAGCCAGAATCGAGGGG
Protein-coding regions in this window:
- a CDS encoding NADH dehydrogenase — its product is MGTFFYVVLAFLVGVLVGWFIWGRLRGELDSLRGDLDRTRSERDRLRADSDRLTGELNACGKTRADLERQLRDAQAAGSGGAKAASQPPAALVSTPAVAKSAPVPSKAAPAKAAPAKPAAPKPAATKPVAAKSAAPAKPAASKPAAAGSATKSAAAPKAAAAAAPKVAVPKAAAPAAAKPAAAKPAAAKPDNLRRLIGIGPVNEKLLKGQGVTTFAQIAAWTTADIERIEHALQFGGRVERERWVEQAKLLAAGNEAEFAKQFPSAGTSSNT
- a CDS encoding M3 family oligoendopeptidase — encoded protein: MRMMFDRRLAAPASGQGAAELGDLPEWNLADLYPGMEAPELKRDIARAAADAIAFETRWKGTLAAEAGRGSAGKLGEALVAYEALEELIGRIVSYAGLIYAGNTADPQRAKLYGDIQEKMTDASAHLLFFALELNLIEDAAIEGALATDSAFGHYRPWVLDLRMDKPYQLEDRVEQLFHEKSITGRGAWNRLFDETMTDLRFDIDGEELTLEPALNRLQDADGDVRRRASEALAATFRKNLRTFTLITNTLAKDKEISDRWRGFEDIADSRHLANRVERSVVDALATAVREAYPRLSHRYYAMKARWLGMEVMNHWDRNAPLPETPQAVIGWDEARNTVLSAYQRFSPEMAEIARTFFDRNWIDAPVRPGKSPGAFAHPTVPSAHPYVLLNYMGKPRDVMTLAHELGHGVHQVLAAGQGALMASTPLTLAETASVFGEMLTFRSLLEQTTDRRERKAMLAQKVEDMINTVVRQIAFYEFERKVHAERRNGELTSDRLGQFWLEVQAESLGPAIKLREGYEVFWTYIPHFIHSPFYVYAYAFGDCLVNSLYAVYQNAERGFQDKYFEMLRAGGTKHHSELLAPFGLDATDPAFWQIGLGVISGLIDELEALEG